A stretch of the Psychroserpens sp. Hel_I_66 genome encodes the following:
- a CDS encoding PepSY-associated TM helix domain-containing protein, producing the protein MTTKKFIFQLHKILGLSTGLVVFIVAITGCCWAFKDEIESLYDDYKKVAPQDEPILTPTKAKEFAKEVFPSNTVHGTLFKKNDDAIEVIFYDAQPEFYQSVFLNPYSGEVIQVDNHLSGFFAFILKGHMRLWLPKTIGEQVVGISILIFILIIVSGFIIWLPKKRKNLKQRLKFDWKKTTRWKRKNFDLHTVVGFYICSLALILAFTGSMMSYNWLKYVVYKSTGGDKEARFIIPENESEISEKDSRIPMDYLITKLSKENPNAESFELHYPTTAEESIYIEISNSKGLYYDSDFRFFDQNTLKEIETPSIYGKYENAKVADKIQRMNYDIHIGAIGGIAGKIIAFLVSLLTASLPVTGVLLWYGRNYKKKKV; encoded by the coding sequence ATGACGACTAAAAAATTCATCTTTCAATTACATAAAATTTTAGGCTTATCCACAGGTTTAGTAGTTTTTATAGTTGCTATTACGGGTTGCTGTTGGGCTTTTAAAGACGAGATTGAAAGCCTTTACGATGACTATAAAAAAGTTGCACCACAAGACGAACCTATATTAACGCCAACAAAAGCAAAGGAATTTGCCAAAGAGGTATTTCCAAGCAACACAGTTCACGGAACACTATTTAAAAAAAATGATGATGCAATTGAAGTCATATTCTATGATGCTCAACCAGAATTTTATCAAAGTGTTTTCTTAAATCCATATTCAGGCGAAGTGATTCAAGTAGATAATCATCTCTCGGGATTTTTTGCATTTATTCTAAAAGGTCATATGCGACTTTGGTTGCCAAAAACCATTGGCGAACAAGTTGTTGGTATTTCAATTTTAATTTTCATTTTAATCATCGTTTCAGGTTTTATTATTTGGCTACCAAAAAAGCGTAAAAATCTAAAGCAGCGTTTAAAATTTGACTGGAAAAAAACCACACGCTGGAAACGTAAAAACTTTGATTTACATACTGTAGTTGGCTTTTACATTTGTTCACTCGCTTTAATCTTAGCCTTTACAGGCTCAATGATGTCTTACAATTGGTTGAAATATGTAGTCTATAAATCAACAGGTGGTGACAAAGAGGCTCGTTTTATTATTCCTGAGAATGAAAGTGAAATTAGCGAAAAAGATAGTAGAATTCCAATGGACTATTTAATTACAAAACTTTCAAAAGAAAACCCAAACGCAGAAAGTTTTGAATTGCACTACCCTACTACTGCGGAAGAAAGTATTTACATAGAAATCTCCAACAGCAAAGGACTTTATTACGATTCCGATTTTAGATTTTTCGACCAAAATACCTTGAAGGAAATTGAAACACCAAGTATTTATGGAAAATACGAAAATGCAAAAGTTGCGGACAAAATTCAGCGAATGAATTACGATATCCATATTGGAGCAATTGGTGGAATTGCAGGAAAAATTATTGCGTTTTTAGTGAGTTTGCTAACTGCAAGTTTACCAGTTACCGGAGTTTTATTATGGTACGGACGTAATTACAAAAAGAAAAAAGTTTGA
- a CDS encoding transporter substrate-binding domain-containing protein yields the protein MNGQTVKDDVVSNKMNVGVYISPPFVIEIEGELSGMSIDLWQQIATHLNIDSNYKIYNSFQELVEATSKDSVSVAVTNLSINKERAQLIDFTQPWYDAGLTIMISESKGADSNELLKGLKEAGYIKSYLFLGVLVFLLTILMTFFDRRFDKEFPRGWKEGLSESFYQVMLMVTSGKLTRKNLFGWVGRIVSAIWLAVGILVVAYVTSTITSVMTSLHLSSDISQLSDLNDKKIAVLSGSNTEAFIRGIGFDYISYPNLNDMVDGIKTNQVDAIVGDAPVLEYYIFNNQQNELEIVGNLFKPDKYGFGLSPNNILKKDITLEILKAQESGLLRKLKSNYFGSSE from the coding sequence TTGAATGGACAGACGGTTAAAGATGATGTAGTTTCAAATAAAATGAATGTTGGTGTCTACATTAGTCCTCCATTTGTGATAGAAATTGAGGGCGAGTTATCTGGAATGTCTATAGATCTTTGGCAACAAATAGCAACACATCTTAATATAGATTCTAATTATAAAATATATAATAGTTTTCAGGAATTGGTAGAGGCTACGAGTAAAGATTCAGTATCAGTAGCAGTTACAAATCTTAGCATTAATAAAGAACGTGCCCAATTAATTGATTTCACCCAGCCTTGGTATGACGCTGGCTTGACCATTATGATTAGCGAATCTAAAGGTGCAGATTCCAATGAACTTCTCAAGGGATTAAAAGAAGCTGGCTATATAAAATCATATCTTTTTTTAGGTGTTCTGGTTTTTTTGCTTACAATTTTGATGACCTTTTTTGATAGAAGGTTTGATAAGGAATTTCCCAGAGGTTGGAAAGAAGGATTATCAGAAAGTTTCTATCAGGTTATGCTCATGGTCACATCTGGAAAGCTAACTAGAAAAAACTTATTCGGTTGGGTTGGAAGAATTGTCTCTGCAATCTGGCTGGCTGTTGGAATTTTGGTTGTGGCTTATGTCACCTCGACCATTACCAGCGTCATGACGAGTTTGCATTTATCCAGCGATATTAGCCAACTGTCTGATCTTAATGATAAAAAAATAGCTGTTCTATCTGGTAGTAACACAGAGGCCTTTATTCGTGGTATTGGTTTTGATTATATTTCTTATCCAAATCTTAACGATATGGTTGATGGGATCAAAACTAATCAAGTTGATGCCATTGTTGGCGATGCGCCTGTATTGGAATATTATATTTTTAACAATCAACAAAATGAACTTGAGATTGTAGGCAATCTTTTTAAGCCCGATAAGTATGGTTTTGGGCTATCTCCTAACAATATATTAAAAAAGGATATAACCTTGGAAATCTTGAAAGCCCAGGAATCTGGTTTATTGAGAAAATTGAAATCTAATTATTTTGGATCATCAGAATGA
- a CDS encoding winged helix-turn-helix transcriptional regulator, whose amino-acid sequence MASALDIIGDKWSLLIIRDMLLGHKKTFKEISDSEEAIAPSILSARLKLLESFELITKRKLPENLKENIYLLTEKGIALAPMLIEIILFADKNFRQFNPKMLSISDKGFNLDKSIVIRNIQNGYRELVQNTIS is encoded by the coding sequence ATGGCTTCTGCACTTGATATTATTGGCGATAAATGGTCGTTACTAATTATTCGAGATATGTTGCTTGGACACAAAAAAACATTTAAAGAAATTTCAGATTCAGAAGAAGCCATTGCGCCAAGTATTTTGTCGGCAAGATTAAAACTATTGGAATCTTTCGAGTTGATTACAAAAAGGAAATTGCCCGAAAACTTGAAAGAAAATATTTATTTATTGACTGAAAAGGGAATTGCTTTAGCTCCAATGCTCATAGAAATAATACTTTTTGCAGACAAAAATTTTCGTCAGTTCAATCCAAAAATGTTATCTATTTCAGATAAAGGATTTAATCTTGATAAGTCAATTGTTATTCGAAATATTCAGAATGGTTACCGTGAATTGGTTCAAAATACGATAAGTTAA
- a CDS encoding SDR family oxidoreductase, whose amino-acid sequence MKYNNQKVLITGGSSGIGLALAKKFIENDNIVIIIGRNLSKLEKVKVENPKIHIFQIDVTDDAEVRMLVDDIEEKFDGIDILVNNAGVMNLVDAGNEENDLQKQMQEIEINYNSPIRLLHYFLPQLKKSNHAVLVNVSSGLAYIPFAQAPVYSGTKSALHFWTKSIRPQLKPHHIKVVELLPPVVKTEIFDGIDVSEADFKPILPQKLADIFWKDYIKGKEEITPGMSSQLKLMSRLAPKFIFKQLNKQPIPKQ is encoded by the coding sequence ATGAAATACAATAACCAAAAAGTACTAATCACTGGAGGAAGTTCTGGAATTGGGCTTGCCCTCGCCAAAAAGTTTATAGAAAATGACAATATTGTAATCATCATAGGTCGCAATTTATCCAAACTTGAAAAAGTAAAAGTCGAGAATCCTAAAATACATATTTTCCAAATTGATGTAACAGACGATGCAGAGGTTAGAATGCTGGTAGATGATATTGAAGAAAAATTTGATGGTATAGATATTCTTGTAAACAATGCAGGAGTCATGAATTTGGTAGATGCTGGAAATGAAGAAAACGACTTGCAGAAACAAATGCAAGAAATTGAAATTAACTACAATTCGCCCATAAGATTACTTCATTACTTTCTTCCACAACTCAAAAAAAGCAACCATGCAGTATTAGTAAATGTTTCTTCCGGCTTGGCTTATATTCCTTTTGCGCAAGCACCCGTGTATTCGGGTACAAAATCAGCTTTGCATTTTTGGACAAAATCCATTCGTCCACAGCTAAAACCACATCATATAAAAGTCGTAGAACTTTTGCCTCCTGTGGTAAAAACAGAAATATTTGATGGTATTGATGTAAGTGAGGCGGATTTTAAACCTATTCTTCCTCAAAAATTAGCTGATATTTTTTGGAAAGATTATATAAAAGGAAAAGAAGAAATTACACCAGGTATGTCTTCTCAACTTAAATTAATGAGCAGGTTAGCACCAAAATTCATTTTCAAACAACTTAATAAACAACCGATTCCAAAACAATAA
- a CDS encoding DUF1772 domain-containing protein encodes MKKYLPYISIIGIAAFVGNMLVIGFGFGAFWQSLEPMEFMKQFTLQFPNLLPPTMGILLPALLATIALVINTKGQKEVCKNWSIALAGLVIACTITTAYHLPTNLGFMELEYSAEVATSKLNLWMLLHWVRTVVVFIAAIFAVKAFELSTNN; translated from the coding sequence ATGAAAAAATATCTTCCTTATATTTCAATTATCGGCATAGCTGCTTTCGTAGGCAATATGCTTGTTATCGGTTTTGGATTTGGCGCTTTTTGGCAAAGCTTAGAGCCAATGGAATTTATGAAGCAATTTACACTTCAATTTCCCAATCTCTTACCGCCCACAATGGGGATTTTATTGCCAGCATTATTGGCTACAATAGCTTTAGTGATAAACACCAAAGGGCAAAAAGAAGTATGTAAAAATTGGAGTATTGCACTTGCAGGATTAGTGATTGCTTGTACCATAACAACTGCGTATCATTTACCAACTAATTTAGGTTTCATGGAGTTAGAATATTCGGCAGAGGTAGCGACAAGCAAACTCAATCTTTGGATGTTGCTGCATTGGGTTAGAACTGTAGTGGTTTTCATAGCTGCTATTTTTGCTGTAAAAGCATTTGAATTATCTACTAATAATTAA
- a CDS encoding DEAD/DEAH box helicase — MSTFKELGLNEDLLAAINDLGFENPSDVQAKAIPILLEKETDLVALAQTGTGKTAAFGFPMLHKIDVNSRTTQGLILSPTRELCLQIANELKLYGKYCKGLNVTAIYGGASITDQARQVKRGAQIIVATPGRMKDMISRNMVDISKIEYSVLDEADEMLNMGFYEDITDILSHTPKDKSTWLFSATMPKEVSRIAKDFMNDPIEITVGNKNESTSQVSHEYYLVNARDRYQALKRLCDANPDIFSVIFCRTKRDTQKVAENLIEDGYSAGALHGDLSQNQRDLVMKSFRNKQIQMLVATDVAARGIDVDDITHVINYQLPDEPEIYTHRSGRTGRAGKTGISMVIVSKSEVRKIKGIERIIKKEFEKKEIPDGMEICEVQLMSLANKIHNTEINPEINKYLDSINTLFADTDKDELIKKFFSVEFTRFFNYYQKSQNLNVASSSRDSERGDSGGRDYGGSANETRYFINVGSKDGYDWMKLKDFLKEVLELGRDDVFKVDVKDSFSFFNTEKGIQEKVLAFFTDYKHDGRFVNVEVSEDKGGRSRGGRSGGRRDGGGGRRRRDDKPRGERRSSGRRSDSGSGNRSDRRSSGGSGNRSDRRSSGGESRAPRRSETASSTDRPRRSRRRD; from the coding sequence ATGAGCACATTCAAAGAACTCGGTCTTAATGAAGACCTATTGGCTGCTATTAACGATTTAGGATTTGAAAATCCTAGTGACGTACAAGCTAAAGCAATCCCAATTTTATTAGAAAAAGAAACAGATCTTGTTGCGCTGGCGCAAACAGGTACTGGAAAAACTGCAGCATTTGGTTTCCCGATGCTTCACAAAATTGACGTTAACAGTCGTACAACGCAAGGGTTGATCTTATCACCTACGCGTGAACTATGTTTGCAAATTGCAAATGAACTTAAACTTTACGGTAAGTATTGTAAAGGCTTAAATGTGACCGCTATTTATGGTGGTGCAAGCATAACAGATCAAGCTCGCCAAGTAAAACGTGGTGCGCAAATTATTGTAGCTACTCCTGGTCGTATGAAAGATATGATTAGCAGAAATATGGTAGACATTTCTAAAATTGAATATTCGGTTTTAGATGAAGCAGATGAAATGCTAAATATGGGATTCTACGAGGATATCACAGATATTCTGTCCCACACGCCTAAAGATAAAAGCACGTGGTTATTTTCTGCAACGATGCCAAAAGAGGTGTCTAGAATTGCAAAAGATTTTATGAATGACCCAATAGAAATTACTGTTGGTAATAAAAATGAAAGTACAAGTCAAGTCTCTCACGAATATTATTTAGTAAACGCTAGAGATCGTTACCAGGCATTGAAACGTTTGTGTGATGCTAATCCAGATATATTTTCGGTAATTTTTTGTCGTACCAAACGTGATACGCAAAAAGTGGCAGAAAACTTAATTGAAGATGGTTACAGCGCTGGCGCTTTACACGGTGATTTGAGCCAGAACCAACGAGATTTGGTGATGAAATCATTCAGAAATAAACAAATACAAATGCTGGTTGCAACAGATGTTGCTGCTCGTGGTATCGATGTAGATGATATAACCCACGTTATCAATTACCAATTGCCAGATGAACCAGAAATCTATACACACCGTTCTGGACGAACAGGTCGTGCAGGTAAAACTGGTATTTCTATGGTAATTGTTTCTAAAAGTGAGGTACGTAAAATCAAAGGTATTGAGCGTATTATTAAGAAAGAATTTGAGAAAAAGGAAATTCCTGATGGAATGGAAATTTGTGAAGTACAGTTAATGTCTCTCGCAAATAAAATACACAATACAGAGATCAATCCTGAAATCAATAAATATCTAGATAGTATCAACACCCTTTTTGCAGATACCGATAAAGATGAACTGATCAAAAAATTCTTTTCTGTAGAATTCACACGTTTCTTCAATTATTATCAAAAATCCCAAAATCTAAATGTGGCGAGTTCTTCAAGGGATTCTGAAAGAGGTGACTCTGGCGGAAGAGATTATGGAGGAAGTGCAAACGAAACACGTTACTTCATAAACGTTGGTAGCAAAGATGGTTATGATTGGATGAAGCTCAAAGATTTCTTAAAGGAAGTGTTAGAGTTAGGTCGTGACGATGTCTTTAAAGTAGATGTAAAAGATAGCTTCTCTTTCTTTAATACTGAAAAAGGAATCCAAGAAAAAGTACTCGCTTTTTTCACAGATTATAAGCACGACGGACGTTTTGTTAATGTTGAAGTGAGTGAAGATAAAGGCGGAAGAAGTCGCGGAGGACGATCTGGCGGACGTCGAGATGGTGGAGGCGGAAGACGCAGACGCGATGATAAGCCAAGAGGCGAAAGACGATCAAGCGGAAGACGCAGTGACTCTGGATCTGGAAACAGAAGCGATAGACGCTCAAGTGGAGGATCTGGAAATAGAAGTGACAGACGAAGTTCTGGAGGCGAATCTAGAGCACCAAGACGCTCTGAAACCGCATCAAGTACAGATAGACCTAGACGTTCTAGACGTAGAGATTAA
- a CDS encoding carboxypeptidase-like regulatory domain-containing protein yields MRYIITLFLFMTFTGICFAQEENSNDGEETSVKGTIIDLSTNKPIDRVNIVNLNQVIGTSSNDEGDFEIQAKLNDTLHLSYLGYKSIKVRVTNDWLKFGETKIGMTELALALEEVVVNQLKLTGYLEIDVKQVPIKSNYRYSISGLSNTGYEAGDRRPNAVNKVLGAIFNPADFLHNIFGKKPNELRKLKKMKKDDEIRNLLASRFDREMLTVLLQVDKFDLDEIVNQCNYSKDFINSANDLQMLDAISECYEEYKILNRNKSGRF; encoded by the coding sequence ATGAGATACATTATCACACTTTTTTTATTTATGACTTTTACAGGTATTTGCTTTGCACAGGAGGAAAACTCCAATGATGGTGAAGAAACATCTGTAAAGGGAACTATTATAGACTTATCAACCAATAAGCCTATAGATCGTGTGAATATTGTAAACCTAAATCAAGTAATAGGTACCTCTTCTAATGATGAAGGTGACTTTGAAATTCAAGCCAAACTTAATGATACCTTACACTTATCTTATTTAGGTTATAAGTCCATCAAAGTAAGAGTGACAAACGATTGGCTTAAATTTGGAGAAACCAAAATTGGAATGACCGAGTTAGCTTTGGCACTTGAAGAAGTGGTAGTAAATCAATTAAAGCTAACAGGATATCTAGAAATAGATGTGAAGCAAGTCCCAATAAAATCTAATTATCGCTATAGTATTTCAGGATTGTCAAATACGGGTTACGAGGCTGGAGATCGCAGACCAAATGCGGTAAACAAGGTTTTGGGCGCCATTTTTAATCCAGCAGATTTTTTGCATAATATCTTCGGAAAAAAGCCTAACGAACTTCGTAAGCTCAAAAAAATGAAAAAAGATGACGAGATAAGAAATCTTCTAGCCTCTCGTTTTGACAGGGAAATGCTTACGGTTTTATTGCAAGTAGATAAATTTGATCTAGATGAGATCGTTAACCAGTGTAACTACTCCAAGGATTTCATAAACTCCGCCAATGATCTTCAAATGCTCGATGCTATTAGTGAGTGTTACGAAGAGTACAAAATTCTAAATAGAAATAAATCTGGCAGATTTTAA
- a CDS encoding TrmH family RNA methyltransferase, translated as MTDIKLLKHLEGYLTEQRKEKFLKILSHRTNHFTVATEDVYQLHNTSAVMRSCDVFGIQELHIIEEQNSKDIDREIAMGAQKWVDLKRYHSVKEAIKALKHNGYQIVATTPHGDDCELENFDVTKKSCFFFGREAQGLSQEVIDGADCFLKIPMFGFTESLNISVSAAIILHDVTTKLKSSDVAWQLSEEEILEKRLDWCTKTIKSYEEIIERFYERE; from the coding sequence ATGACAGATATCAAACTTTTAAAACATCTCGAGGGGTATTTAACTGAACAGCGAAAGGAAAAATTCTTGAAAATTTTGTCCCATCGCACCAATCATTTTACGGTTGCTACTGAGGATGTTTACCAACTTCACAATACGAGTGCTGTTATGCGTAGTTGTGATGTGTTCGGGATACAGGAATTGCATATTATTGAAGAACAAAACTCTAAGGATATTGACCGTGAAATCGCGATGGGAGCACAAAAATGGGTCGATTTAAAGCGGTACCATTCTGTTAAGGAAGCTATTAAAGCTCTAAAACATAACGGATACCAAATTGTTGCAACGACGCCTCATGGCGATGATTGTGAGCTGGAGAATTTTGATGTCACTAAAAAATCCTGTTTTTTCTTCGGAAGAGAGGCACAGGGTTTGTCACAAGAAGTGATTGATGGAGCCGATTGTTTCCTTAAAATACCAATGTTCGGTTTTACTGAGAGTTTGAATATTTCGGTATCTGCAGCCATTATTTTGCATGATGTCACTACCAAACTAAAGTCTAGTGATGTGGCTTGGCAACTTTCCGAAGAAGAAATTCTAGAGAAGCGTCTGGATTGGTGTACCAAGACGATAAAGAGCTATGAAGAGATTATAGAGCGTTTTTATGAGCGCGAATAA
- a CDS encoding tetratricopeptide repeat protein — protein sequence MRLKNLLFFFLILCNVQIKMHAQDDIKTVFLDTLSYSEENSQKVIELGQLIETSVHESDAKTFVSKLNKDKFFDRVFNDYQPFDREDTFIKGYMIGMVQGLKSFPNEIIMEVENGAYYDFINYRYDVEAQTYYALFRFFSAESGMNYHDFRVHKGDEGLEFSDIYIYLTGEHFTSTISRVMSYTLPEDSILKRIDPVDNPDSKELFKAILYNKNGDYEKAYSIIDGITSDLSKEKFLLILKTLIAGQLDDDKYLKSLEDLISAFPQDQTIALNKIDYHIYKEEYFEAIQVINQLQNETEDDFLNYLKAGVAFEDKNYDLALNLYNYTITNYPDFFEGQAGYLSTLVLMENYPESANYLTTLVAEGYDKQALIEYVEEKDENGENMLDGFANSKDFSKWKKRK from the coding sequence ATGAGACTAAAAAACCTACTTTTCTTTTTTTTAATTCTTTGTAATGTTCAAATTAAAATGCATGCTCAGGATGATATTAAAACAGTGTTCCTAGACACTTTGTCTTACAGTGAGGAAAACTCACAAAAAGTGATTGAACTTGGACAATTGATCGAGACATCGGTTCATGAGAGTGATGCTAAAACGTTTGTCTCTAAACTAAATAAAGATAAATTTTTTGATCGTGTTTTTAATGATTACCAACCTTTTGATCGTGAAGATACATTTATAAAAGGATATATGATTGGGATGGTACAAGGTCTAAAATCTTTTCCAAATGAGATTATTATGGAGGTAGAAAATGGCGCCTATTATGATTTTATAAATTATAGATATGATGTTGAGGCCCAAACATATTACGCCTTGTTTAGATTTTTTTCTGCGGAATCTGGAATGAATTATCACGATTTTAGAGTTCACAAAGGCGATGAAGGCTTAGAGTTCTCAGATATTTATATTTATTTAACTGGAGAGCATTTTACAAGTACCATTAGCAGGGTGATGTCTTACACACTCCCAGAGGACTCAATTTTAAAAAGAATAGATCCAGTCGACAATCCAGATTCAAAGGAACTCTTTAAAGCCATATTGTATAATAAAAATGGAGATTATGAAAAAGCGTATTCAATAATTGATGGCATCACTTCAGATTTATCAAAAGAAAAATTCCTTCTTATTTTAAAGACTCTCATTGCTGGACAACTTGATGACGACAAATATTTGAAATCACTAGAAGATTTGATTTCTGCATTTCCACAGGACCAAACCATAGCACTCAACAAAATTGATTACCACATATATAAGGAAGAATATTTTGAAGCCATACAAGTGATCAACCAACTTCAAAATGAAACTGAAGATGACTTTTTAAATTATTTAAAAGCAGGTGTCGCTTTTGAAGATAAAAATTATGATCTCGCTCTCAATCTATATAATTATACAATTACAAATTATCCCGATTTTTTTGAAGGTCAAGCAGGCTACTTAAGCACACTCGTACTTATGGAAAATTACCCAGAAAGTGCAAACTATTTAACCACACTGGTAGCTGAAGGTTACGATAAACAAGCGCTCATAGAATATGTTGAAGAAAAAGATGAAAATGGCGAGAATATGTTAGATGGGTTTGCCAACTCTAAAGACTTTTCAAAATGGAAAAAAAGGAAATAA
- a CDS encoding SIR2 family NAD-dependent protein deacylase, with protein MKNLVVLTGAGISAESGIKTFRDDDGLWEGHDVMEVATPQGFAKNPSLVLDFYNQRRRQLLETKPNSAHVDLATLEKTYNVSIITQNVDDLHERAGSSNVIHLHGELLKMRSSKNLSDVTNCRTDINLGDLCNEGHQLRPHIVWFGEDVPMIETAMEICQTADILLIVGTSMQVYPAAGLINFAPKKTPIYFIDPNPAISSADNITVITETATKGLKRFMDLSQSN; from the coding sequence ATGAAAAATCTAGTAGTGTTAACTGGCGCTGGCATTAGCGCAGAAAGCGGAATCAAAACCTTTAGAGATGACGATGGCCTTTGGGAAGGTCATGATGTGATGGAAGTTGCAACACCTCAAGGATTCGCCAAAAACCCATCATTGGTTTTAGATTTTTACAATCAAAGGCGCAGGCAATTGTTAGAAACAAAACCCAATAGCGCGCATGTTGATTTAGCCACATTAGAAAAAACGTACAATGTTTCTATAATTACCCAAAATGTAGATGATTTACATGAACGCGCAGGAAGCAGCAACGTAATCCATTTGCATGGTGAGTTACTTAAAATGAGAAGTTCGAAAAATTTAAGTGATGTAACCAATTGCAGAACCGATATAAATTTGGGGGATTTATGTAATGAAGGCCATCAATTAAGACCTCACATTGTTTGGTTTGGAGAAGATGTCCCAATGATTGAAACCGCAATGGAAATTTGCCAAACAGCAGACATACTTCTAATCGTGGGCACATCTATGCAAGTTTATCCTGCTGCAGGACTAATAAATTTCGCCCCAAAAAAAACACCAATTTATTTTATAGACCCAAACCCAGCAATTTCCAGTGCAGATAACATTACAGTTATAACTGAAACCGCAACAAAAGGTTTGAAAAGATTTATGGATTTATCGCAAAGCAACTAA
- a CDS encoding TIGR01777 family oxidoreductase — MKTVLITGATGLIGQEIVKVCHDKNMIVHYLSTSKDKLETKTNYKGFYWDPTKNQIDISCFENVTAIINMVGATISKRWTDEYKKEIISSRIETAKLLLETIKSNNFPIEHIVSASAIGIYPDSLTHYYEEDEQSISDSFLGEVVEKWEAAIDEFSSIGIMVSKVRIGLVLSKDGGALPEIAKPVRFGAGAAFGSGDQWQSWIHIDDLARLFVHVVSNKLEGIYNGVAPNPVTNTELTKTVAKTLHKPLILPNIPKLAMKLILGDMHILLFESQRVSSSKIENAGFNFKYYHLEPALLEIFS; from the coding sequence ATGAAAACAGTTTTAATTACAGGTGCTACAGGATTAATTGGACAGGAAATCGTGAAAGTTTGCCATGATAAAAATATGATTGTCCATTATTTATCCACTTCAAAAGATAAACTAGAAACCAAAACCAATTACAAAGGTTTTTATTGGGATCCAACTAAAAATCAAATTGATATTTCTTGCTTTGAGAATGTTACTGCAATTATTAACATGGTTGGTGCAACGATTTCTAAGCGTTGGACAGATGAGTATAAAAAAGAGATTATTTCTAGTCGTATCGAAACTGCAAAATTACTTTTAGAGACTATAAAATCTAATAACTTCCCCATTGAGCATATCGTATCTGCGAGTGCAATTGGGATTTATCCAGATTCTTTAACGCATTATTATGAGGAAGATGAGCAAAGTATTTCAGATTCTTTTTTAGGAGAGGTTGTTGAGAAATGGGAAGCTGCAATTGATGAATTTTCTTCAATCGGCATTATGGTTTCGAAAGTTAGGATTGGATTGGTGCTATCTAAAGATGGAGGTGCTTTGCCAGAAATTGCAAAACCTGTTCGTTTTGGTGCTGGTGCAGCTTTTGGAAGCGGAGACCAATGGCAATCATGGATTCATATTGATGACTTAGCACGATTGTTTGTACACGTAGTTTCTAATAAATTAGAAGGGATCTATAATGGTGTGGCTCCAAATCCTGTAACAAATACAGAGCTTACTAAAACGGTAGCCAAAACGCTACATAAGCCATTGATACTCCCAAATATTCCAAAACTTGCTATGAAACTCATTTTGGGAGACATGCATATTCTACTTTTTGAAAGTCAGCGTGTTAGCAGTTCTAAAATTGAAAATGCTGGTTTTAATTTTAAATATTATCACTTGGAGCCTGCTTTGTTGGAGATCTTCAGTTAA